The following is a genomic window from Doryrhamphus excisus isolate RoL2022-K1 chromosome 3, RoL_Dexc_1.0, whole genome shotgun sequence.
caatgacataatatttgcagaaaattattaatacatattaataaaaaaagtgcgcacagttgttgaaaatcactgctctaatagacttagtgatgcacgtgagaggtagtggtgacatgttgtaacattgttggttaaattagtatggggatcaaaaggatctgctgtggcgagtccgtaatcaggaaaaaactgaaagaagcaaataatgttggttattggtgtgccgcaaaatttttccaacgtaaaaaaaacgtgccgtggctcaaaaaaaggttgaaaaacactggcttACGTTACCACTATAGTCTAAACTTAGTTGGTACATCTGTACCATTTAATAAGATCCAGTCCAAGATAATgatacatacatgtatttatttttgtcatcctTTCAGGGTGGACCCGGCGTCAGCGGTGCGTCTGCCTGTCAGACCCATTCTCAACCTAGTGTGTCGAGCTCTAGCTGTCACCTCCAAGAGCATTGTGAGCGCCTGCAGGCTtccaataaaaagcaaaaattgaaaaaaaacacattttaaaacctATTTGTTTGTCAGAATTTAACAGGCGATGGCAGCATAAGGTTGCTTCTCCTGCCCGTTATACACACCAACACACTGGAGGTCTTATCCGCTCTCATCACAGTGTAAGTTGAAAGATGCACacccataaaaaacaacaaaataatactgTTTTAGAGGTATTTATTCATGTGTTTGTGTAATGCAGTGTGCGCAGCAGCATGGTTCAGTATGCCGCTGTTCTCCAGAGGCTCTTCTCACAAACGCTCAGTGCCTGGATGCCTCCACCTGACGCCAACCCCGGGCAGCAGAGAGCCTACACGTATGTCATACAGTACAAAGATGTAATATTTGCTCATGCTAATTTTGCAGCTTtcttcccccccccacccacaacaGCTCGGTGCGCTTGTCCGTGTACAGAACCTTAGAAGTTTGGGTCCAGGTGGCTGGAGCTTCTGCTAACATTCTCCAGGGGAGCCCCAGCCACTCGGAGCTCCTGTTTAGCCACCTCCTGGGTGACATCACACCAGGGGCAGAGTCCATCAAAGTGAGCGCCACTTTCATGTAGATTTATCAATaccttttttaatgtattagCAGCGCGAGCAAGAGCACGGGGCTTCACGACGGTTGTCCGCTTGCTCCTGCAGCTCCGTGCCGGTCTGTCAGCTGACGTGGTTCCTGGAGGAAAACCGGGCCCCCGAAGGACAAAACCGCTGGTCATGGCAGATGCGGTTGGACCGTCCCTGCAGAGGAAAGGCGACACATTGGCCAATCAGGACACTTGCCTTTCAGCCCTCAGGGGTGAGTACCTGGCTCACAAGTGTTCTCATTATActtgtcttattttttaaatatgatgtcatcatacttgttttttttcttccaagcACTAAGACAAATTATTCTGACCAATGGAACACTCCTGAAGGCTGATGTACACAAGGTAAATGTCAGTCGGAGGCTTATTGCttattgtccaaaaaaaaaattgtccttgTATGAACATGGAAtctagcatttttttaaaaaaaaacctttcacgACCCTCTTTCCCCCTCTCTGATTTATCTTGTAGCGTCTTCACGAGGTGGTGCTTCCACTGTGTGTGCgtttgcagcagcagcagcagtcaaACTACAGCGGTGCCTCTGAGGCAGCAGGGGGTGTAAGCGGGCAGTATGGAGGTGCCCTCACACGACGGGAACTATACAGGTATCGCATGATTTTTCATCTTTGCTGTATACTGattttttatcacatactacagtatcaattggccctgtaccctagaaactgaaaattttctggaaacaaaatggtctattgattaaatagtacgtgataataagctcatgattaaatagtatgtgataattataggttatcacatggtttgtctggtatcaggccaggtatcatgcccccaagtgtcagtatcagcccaagACTGAAGGTACTTATACTGGCACCCATGTTTCCAGAAgaatttcagtttattacatgtttattacagtttattacatctaaacagtgtaaactgtgtgttcacgctcgtgcgctgttctctgattggttgtttcatatgtgataacctataaatatcacatactacagtatcaattggccctgtaccctagaaaccgcccatgaatgatacgggaaaaaggctgaaatgatactgtgtcaaagcccagggcagtgatactgataaaatatagagtttaaccatgtccagtatcagcccccgtagctgtccactcagagcgtgctgctctggtatgccccgtgaaacaaccaatcagagaacagcacacgagcgtgaacacacagtttacactgtttagatataatacatgtaataaactgaaaaatttctggaaacaaaatagtcttttgattaaatagtatgtgataataagctcatgattaaatagtttgtgataattataggttatcacatggtttgtctggtatcgggctgatactggcacccattttgtttccagaaaattttcagtttattacatgtattatatctaaacagtcagtcagtcagtgccATCGCTCTCGGGCCGATactagcacgcgggggcatgatactgggcctgataccagacaaaccatgtgatgaccttattatcacatactatttaatcatgagcttattatcacgtactatttaatcaaaagaccattttgtttccagaaaatgttcagtttattacatgtattatatctaaacagtgtaaacacaataattgcaaaaatatttcaacaataatattttatcaacagtcttgtcttatcaatgtctgacaattaaagttccattaatcaagtttgggttttttggtgactggagaagcactaggcactaagcactcgtgtgctgttctctgattggttgtttcacgggcacgataccagagcagcgcgctctgagtggacagctacgggggctgatactggacatgattaaactctatattttatcagtatcactgccctgggctttgacacagtatcattttgaccttttcccgtatcattcatgggcggtttctagggtacagcgccaattaatactgtagtatgtgataataagatcatcacatgtgataacctataagtatggtacttcaatatttttgtatcaCCTTGCAGGTTGCTGTTGGCTCTCGTCCTGGTACCATCACCCTCTTGGCATCAACCTCTGACCTGTGCTGTGTCCATTCTCAGCAAAGGACGCAACGACCGCAACCTTAAGGTGGCTGTCGTCTGCTCGTACGTAGTTGTGTTTTTCGCCTGTACTTATGTCACGTACTCTCCTTTTTACTCTCAGGTGTCGTCATTCTGTACCGAGGCACTGACCATCTGTAACTCCCTCCTCCACCCCCGCACCCCCTCCATCGCCATCCCTTTACCACCCATCGCTCTTAAGCCGACCCCTTCTGCTCCAGTCCTCCCGTCCCCACAGGGTGCGACCCAAGTACTTCCTCTGCCAACTCTCCTTGGGGGCCCCAATTCTTCCACTCCTTTTCCGCCCCGCCATTCACTCTCTATGGGGTCCACGTCCTTGCTGGGCTCCCTGGAGAACCACCTCTCTCTGGTTCCGGGCCTGACCGGCCAGGGTCACGCCCCCAGCGACATGATCCTGTCCCCGCAAGCCCACCACCAGCCAGACCCGACCGGCCTATGCCCCCTGGAGGGACAGAGACCTGTTTTTATGCGCTACGACAAAGAGGAAGCGGAGGATGTGGAGATCTCTCTGGCCAGCGACTCTGACGACAGCGTGGTCATCGTTCCTCCCGGCATGCTCAACATGGAGGTGCAGCAGAACCAGTCAGCCGTGACTAATTCTCACAACCTGGGCGCCGTGACACCCGGAGCGGGGCTCGCTGTCACTCTGCCAGGGGCTCAGTCGGTCACCATGTCTCCCACCACGCAAGCGACCACCGCAATGGACGACGTCTCCCTGGCGACCTCCTCCCCTCTCCTCACCACCTCCGCTATCCCTGTGAACTCCTTCCCTCCGCCCAGCTCCTCGACGGCATCTCTCACTGCGCCCTTGAATTCCAACGCTGCCGCCACAGGTGTCACAGGCGAGTCCGCGGGAAGACCTCAGCTCCAGCAGATGCTCATGCAACCCTCAACCCCTGCCCCCATAACCCTTCCCTTGCACATGCTGGGCCAGCAGGGAAGACTCCTCCAACAGCAAGGCCCACCCCCTAGCAAGGAGGACTCGGCTGTCATTAACATCAACAGCACCGACGAGGAAGAGGACATGGAAGATGACGATGAGCTcgaggaggatgaggacgaggaggaggaggaagtgagtGATTTTCCTGAGGAGGGGGAGTTTTACGAGGAAGGGGAGGAGTTTGATGAGTTTGATGAAGAAGGGGAAGACcttgaagaggaggaagaggtggaggaagaggaggaggaagaagaagaggaagatggAAGAATGCCTCCATTGGAAGGAGCAGAAGAGCAGGCAAATGTAGCCGTCATGGCGGAGGAAGACAAGCCCGATGATGGAGCAGAAGGAGGCATACAGGAGGTACAGCCCAGCCGATCAAACTTTGGTGAGGACAGGATGAAAGTGCAGGAGGTGGAGAGCATTGGAGTCTTGGAAGGGGctagagaggaggaggaggaggaggaggaagaggacagGATGGATGACCCCTCTATGCCTCAGATCCTGTGTGTGACTGGAGGAGTGCTGGAGGAgagggatgaggaggaagagaaggaagAGAAGGGTGCCCAGGTTGTGGCTGAAGTGGCGTTTGAGGAGGCACCCAGTTTGGAGGAGCAAGGAACCAGTGAGGTGCAAGTGGCCACGCCCCCCGCAGAAGAACAAGAGGTAAGTAGACCCCACACATGAATAATTACCTGCAAGGTGGTGTTCTAGTGGTTCTCCTTCTCGTCCCCACCAGGAAACGGCAGCTGAACCCACTCAGGAATTGAGCGAGAATGACGACCAGCCTCCGGTCCTCCAGAACGAACTCCTGGCAGGCCCCCCCGAGGACGGCCCACTAGCCACAGAACCTGCAATATTATCTGGACCCAACTCACAGGAGCGAGAGGAGTGCAACCTGGAAAAAAACGGCAAAGATGATACCGAACACTCTGGTGTAGAAGAAGATGTGGGAGAAGGTGAAGCAGAGGAAAGCAAAGGAGTCAAGAGGAAGAGGGAGCACACACAGGTAGAGGATGAAGCGGAACCAAGCACAGAGAAGAAAAAGGTAAAATTTTCCTGAATTTTCCGAAGTACTAAGTCACCAAATGAATAGATTTTATATTGGtcatgtgatgttggatatTCATTCCTGCCTTCCtcagatggatgatgatgatgatgccatgGCTTCCATGTTAGCCGATTTTACAGCCTGCCCACCTGACGACGATGAGGCTCCCTCGGCATCGACCTGCTGAGTAACGTATATCACATGGGGTTCCCGCGAATAAAAGACTATATCAGTCTTGACATTCCGGTTACCTCAAGCAGCAGCTCCTTTTGTTCTGCTGCCATCAAGCATCAGTATTCATGCTCGTCATTTTAAATGTCGTGGCTAAACTCCCATCAACGTGGAATGGCGGATTATTCTAGGCAGGTTGTCGTCATCGACTAGTTTTTACAATAGTGAGGTGAAAATGTAAGATGTATTATCACTTTGTATCATGCTACAGCTAGTAACATTCTCTGAAtcgatgcatttttttttgctttttatggTCTGTCATCACTTgtccttttttttgctttggtataaaaacagtaaaagcgTTGAAAAGGGGTCATGGCATTAAGTTCACTTCAGCTTTTCTtagaagtatttcaacttttgacATACAAACTggtaacatgacttgcaagtcggatgtcttattttgtaagaaaaaaaaaaaaaactgtaaaatgaaattacatagttagatgtggtctgatgtttaaagtgctcctgggaaaaaaagggacatgagaatatacagctgatagtataacacttttttttacagataaaattagacaaataattcaaggaaaattataagcataaaatagtgtgtgtatgttaaatatatgttctggcccccaggacaattttgttaactcaatgcggcccgcgactcaatatttgcccacccctgctccaaGGGGAGGCCAATGCGGGCAACTCAAACCTCCATTGGAATGTTGCCCATatcttttaatataataatttctaataatttttaataataataatttctgtcAGTGTCACGATTTACTGTAAAAAGAAAGGACAATCAGTTAACATAATGATCCTGACAATACAAAGTTTTTGCAaaggtaaaattaaataatggcAATTACGTTTAATCAAGTTAATGAGCAATACTGTACACACAGTTTACAAGGTAAACTTAAATTAGCAGTATAGTACAGCAGGTCCATATCAA
Proteins encoded in this region:
- the pelp1 gene encoding proline-, glutamic acid- and leucine-rich protein 1; translated protein: MAASSWLHGPSAMRLTEGLLSVLKEQRPEYLPSLLANYREHGVFATQAASAVGSLVGFSNAKLASSKTKFEGLCLLSVLVKDSSCDVFQQHCLSWLRSLQQVIQSQAPMQTIQLAVTILKDLLQYSSQLAELAREVGLNCILGILTSLLGLKLECELAAMEGMMACMTYYPRACGSLRDKLGAYFLSKMDSSNKKTQEMACQCFACLPCLGGLMDRVSGAGRAERWINQVHCLLASANSLLTHLYQGSEMDRTVQYEGPGVELGFPHLGQSDPLLLLQLQHRYTAVCLVLKHTLRVDPASAVRLPVRPILNLVCRALAVTSKSINLTGDGSIRLLLLPVIHTNTLEVLSALITVVRSSMVQYAAVLQRLFSQTLSAWMPPPDANPGQQRAYTSVRLSVYRTLEVWVQVAGASANILQGSPSHSELLFSHLLGDITPGAESIKLRAGLSADVVPGGKPGPRRTKPLVMADAVGPSLQRKGDTLANQDTCLSALRALRQIILTNGTLLKADVHKRLHEVVLPLCVRLQQQQQSNYSGASEAAGGVSGQYGGALTRRELYRLLLALVLVPSPSWHQPLTCAVSILSKGRNDRNLKVSSFCTEALTICNSLLHPRTPSIAIPLPPIALKPTPSAPVLPSPQGATQVLPLPTLLGGPNSSTPFPPRHSLSMGSTSLLGSLENHLSLVPGLTGQGHAPSDMILSPQAHHQPDPTGLCPLEGQRPVFMRYDKEEAEDVEISLASDSDDSVVIVPPGMLNMEVQQNQSAVTNSHNLGAVTPGAGLAVTLPGAQSVTMSPTTQATTAMDDVSLATSSPLLTTSAIPVNSFPPPSSSTASLTAPLNSNAAATGVTGESAGRPQLQQMLMQPSTPAPITLPLHMLGQQGRLLQQQGPPPSKEDSAVININSTDEEEDMEDDDELEEDEDEEEEEVSDFPEEGEFYEEGEEFDEFDEEGEDLEEEEEVEEEEEEEEEEDGRMPPLEGAEEQANVAVMAEEDKPDDGAEGGIQEVQPSRSNFGEDRMKVQEVESIGVLEGAREEEEEEEEEDRMDDPSMPQILCVTGGVLEERDEEEEKEEKGAQVVAEVAFEEAPSLEEQGTSEVQVATPPAEEQEETAAEPTQELSENDDQPPVLQNELLAGPPEDGPLATEPAILSGPNSQEREECNLEKNGKDDTEHSGVEEDVGEGEAEESKGVKRKREHTQVEDEAEPSTEKKKMDDDDDAMASMLADFTACPPDDDEAPSASTC